One Candidatus Zixiibacteriota bacterium genomic window carries:
- a CDS encoding VOC family protein, whose protein sequence is MRIIELHIEVSDLERSLAFYQQILPHAKVTRWDDGSALALVLNDGSAFGLWQKGKQGVFAGRAAEHLHFALQVSDTEFQETKTRLISLGVEIQERTWKGGQRSVYFTDPDGHQGEFITCDWNELTS, encoded by the coding sequence ATGCGAATTATCGAACTACACATCGAGGTGAGCGACTTGGAACGGTCGCTTGCGTTCTATCAGCAGATTCTGCCCCACGCAAAAGTGACCCGTTGGGACGATGGCTCCGCCCTTGCCCTGGTGCTTAATGATGGTTCCGCATTTGGCCTGTGGCAAAAGGGGAAGCAGGGGGTGTTCGCGGGCCGGGCGGCCGAACATCTGCATTTCGCATTGCAGGTCTCTGACACCGAATTTCAAGAGACAAAGACCCGCCTGATTTCGCTGGGGGTCGAGATTCAGGAGCGTACCTGGAAAGGGGGACAACGTTCGGTCTATTTCACGGACCCCGACGGTCACCAGGGGGAGTTCATCACCTGCGACTGGAACGAACTGACTTCGTAA
- a CDS encoding DinB family protein has translation MTVQERQDKLVSYGKAPEQLRKALGDFPKEVWKYKPAPNRWSIHEIIIHLADAEANCYIRARRFVAEPGKAVMAYDQDSWAEKLGYHSQSADAALELFGLLRRMNHGLLKSVPQDVWDSHTVEHSEVGTMTLDQFLEIYDRHTPGHIRQMQENYRHWKEHRK, from the coding sequence ATGACAGTTCAAGAACGACAGGACAAGCTGGTTTCCTATGGGAAGGCACCGGAACAACTCCGCAAGGCCTTGGGCGATTTTCCCAAAGAAGTTTGGAAATACAAACCGGCGCCGAACCGGTGGAGTATTCACGAGATCATCATCCACCTGGCTGACGCCGAGGCCAACTGCTACATCCGCGCTCGCCGTTTTGTCGCAGAACCGGGGAAAGCTGTCATGGCGTATGACCAGGACAGCTGGGCCGAGAAACTGGGATATCATTCGCAGAGCGCCGATGCCGCCCTTGAACTGTTCGGGTTGCTTCGCAGAATGAATCACGGACTATTGAAGTCTGTACCGCAGGATGTCTGGGATTCGCACACGGTCGAACATTCGGAAGTGGGGACTATGACACTCGACCAATTTCTGGAGATATACGACCGCCACACGCCGGGGCATATCCGCCAGATGCAGGAGAACTACCGGCACTGGAAAGAGCACCGGAAGTAA